A genomic window from Pyricularia oryzae 70-15 chromosome 7, whole genome shotgun sequence includes:
- a CDS encoding YjeF, translating into MTLKTLSAKAATALDQELMSTCAFSLDQLMELAGLSVSQAVFKVHPPTRGRRILVACGPGNNGGDGLVAARHLRHYGYQPSVYYPKRGKNELYQRLTKQLEDLEVPFVDDFGVALSASDHVVDAIFGFSFSGEVREPFPAVIRALAETKVPVTAVDAPSSWDIEHGPPESGHVGSNFNPAVLVSLTAPKPLAKHFKGRHFIGGRFVTPAIAKKYNLDLPEYDGLDQIAEVAAGSASPEKL; encoded by the exons ATGACCCTCAAG ACCCTCTCAGCAAAGGCAGCCACTGCACTTGACCAGGAGCTCATGAGCACCTGCGCCTTCTCACTTGACCAGTTGATGGAACTTGCTGGACTTTCAGTCTCACAAGCTG TGTTTAAAGTCCACCCGCCTACCCGAGGCCGTCGCATCCTCGTTGCTTGTGGACCTGGAAATAATG GTGGCGATGGTCTTGTTGCTGCTAGGCATCTTCGACACTATGGATACCAACCATCTGTTTACTACCCCAAACGGGGAAAAAATGAACTCTACCAG CGTCTAACAAAGCAGCTCGAGGACCTCGAGGTCCCTTTCGTGGATGACTTCGGAGTTGCCCTAAGCGCATCCGACCATGTGGTGGACGCTATATTCG GCTTCAGCTTCTCTGGTGAAGTTCGTGAGCCATTCCCAGCTGTCATCCGGGCTTTGGCAGAGACCAAGGTCCCAGTGACAGCGGTTGACGCACCCTCGTCGTGGGATATCGAGCATGGCCCTCCAGAGTCTGGACATGTCGGGTCAAACTTCAATCCTGCGGTTCTAGTCAGCCTCACCGCGCCAAAGCCTCTGGCCAAACACTTTAAAGGGCGTCATTTCATCGGTGGCAG GTTTGTCACGCCGGCGATCGCGAAAAAATACAACCTCGACTTGCCCGAATATGACGGGCTCGACCAGATCGCCGAAGTTGCAGCGGGCAGCGCCAGCCCCGAAAAACTCTGA
- a CDS encoding 30S ribosomal protein S16, translating into MVVKIRLARFGRPHQPLYNIVVTQARTALGSKPMEVLGTYDPIPKPDSYDSSGKLHKDIRLDITRTKYWVGVGAQPTDVVWKLLTMLGILEPKQAAKPKYTPPPNYKLSSTGKRIS; encoded by the exons ATGGTCGTCAAAATTCGTCTCGCCCGCTTCGGGCGGCCACACCAGCCCCTCTACAACATTGTTGTTACCCAAGCCAG GACGGCGCTTGGCTCAAAGCCTATGGAGGTGCTCGGCACTTACGACCCGATCCCCAAGCCGGATTCATACGATAGCTCGGGCAAGCTGCACAAGGACATCAGGCTGGACATCACAAGAACAAAGTACTGGGTTGGTGTTGGAGCACAACCCACAGATGTCGTGTGGAAGCTGTTGACAATG CTGGGAATATTAGAACCGAAACAAGCAGCAAAGCCAAAGTATACACCTCCTCCCAACTACAAGCTGTCGTCGACCGGAAAGAGAATTTCGTGA